From the genome of Streptomyces sp. NBC_01304:
CCACCGGGCGGTGGGACTGCGGAAGTTGAAGCCGCGCTCCCGCCTGTCCAAGGGCATCGCGGCCGGCGGACTCACCGTCGGGGTCGCCGCAGGCGCCTTCAGCGGAGTGGCCGCGGCCAGCTCGGACGCCCTCCCGGGCGACTCGCTGTACGGCCTGAAGCGTGGCATGGAGGATCTCAAGCTCGGCATGGCCGACGACGACTCCGCCCGCGGCGAGATCTACCTCGACCAGGCCTCGACCCGCCTCCAGGAGGCCCGCCGCCTCATGGAGCGGGGCCGCTCGGGCCAGCTCGACCACGAGTCGGTGGGCGAGGTGCGGCGCGCGTTGAACGGCATGCAGCACGACGCCACCGAAGGCCACAAGCTGCTGCACCAGGCCTATGAGCGGGACGGCTCCATCGGCCCCATTCAGGCCCTGTCGAGCTTCTCCCGCTCGCACCGCACCAGTTGGAGCGCCCTGCGCAACCAACTGCCCGTCCAGCTCACGGACGTCAGCGAGCAGGTCAGCTCGGTCTTCGACGCCATAGACGAGGAAGTCGGCCCGCTGCAGTCCCTGCTGCCGACCACCCCGCAGCAGCCGGGGCGCACCCCCGGCACCAGCGACCGCACGGGCACCGGCGCCGGCAGCGAGGACAGCGCGAAGCCCAGCACGGCCGGCACGTCCCGCGGCCCCACCGGCGCCGAAAGTAAGCCCCGCCCCTCTGCCTCCGGCAGCGCAGGCGAGGGCCTCCTCGGCGAGAACACCGGCGGCCTCCTCGACCCACCCAAGGACGACTCGAGCCCCACCCCGGGCAAGAGCTCGACCACGGAGCCGGACATCACCCTGCCTCCGGTCCTACCCGGCTTGCTGCCGGGCTTGGGCATCGACGGCGAGGACACCAAGAAGTAACCACCGAAGGTGGGGGCGGGCTGATCCATCAGCCCGCCCCCACCTTTTCCTCAGCTGCCCGCTTCCGCGTTCTCCTCAGCTTGCCGCCCGCTGCTTTCCCCTCAGCTCGCCGTCGGCCGCCTTCTCCTCAGCTCGCCGTCCGCCGCTTTCCCCTCAACTGGCCGCGTCCGCTGCTTTCCCCTCAGCTCGCCGTCGGCCGCCTTCTCCTCAGCTCGCCGTCCGCCGCGGCTGCTTTCTCCTCAGCCCGCCGCCTTCTTCCCAGCCCGTCCGGCGTTTGAGGACATCTGTGACCGTCGTTGAAGCCGGCGGCAGCCTTACGGGAAGGGGCGGGTAGGGGACCCAGCCCGCCGCAGGCGCAACGAACCCGAGCGCAACAAACCGGTCAGAAGAACACCGACCGCCGCTGCACCAGCAACTTGTACAGCGTGTGCTGTATCTGCTCCCGCACCTGATCGGTCAGATTGAACATCAGCATCGGATCCTCAGCAGCCTCAGCCGGATAGGAATCCGTGGCTATCGGCTCGCCGAACTGAATCGTCCACTTCGTGGGCAACGGCACCGCCCCGAGCGGCCCCAACCACGGAAACGTAGGCGTGATCGGGAAGTACGGAAACCCGAGCACCCGAGCCAGCGTCTTCGCGTTCCCGATCATCGGGTAGATCTCCTCGGCCCCGACGATCGAGCAAGGAACGATCGGCGTCCCCGCCCGCAGCGCGGTGGACACAAACCCGCCCCGCCCGAAGCGCTGCAGCTTGTACCGCTCCCCGAACGGCTTCCCGATCCCCTTGAAGCCCTCGGGCATCACACCCACCAGCTCACCCCGCTCAAGCAGCCGCTGAGCATCCTCGGCGCAGGCGAGCGTATGCCCGGCCTTCCGCGCGAGCTCATTGACCACCGGCAGCATGAAGACCAGGTCGGCCGCGAGCAGCCGCAGATGCCGCTCCGCAGGATGGTTGTCGTGCACCGCGACCTGCAGCATCAGCCCGTCGAGCGGCAACGTCCCCGAGTGGTTGGAGACGATCAGCGCCCCACCCTCACTCGGAATGTTCTCAATGCCCTTCACTTCGACCCGGAAGTACTTCTCGTACACGGGCCGCAGCATCGACATCAGGACCTGATCGGTGAGCTCCTGGTCATAGCCGAACTCGTCGACCTCGTACTCCCCCGTCAGCCTGCGCCGCAGAAAGGCC
Proteins encoded in this window:
- a CDS encoding DUF5667 domain-containing protein encodes the protein MIANVSAHRRANAFAQALEDRTDQGSAAEQSAGPESSASAEQAAQSRMLALAGGLGELPKPELDPEVKVVQRAQLVAAMEAMLQEGTAAGGDGIGASVPEQRTRGKGAHRAVGLRKLKPRSRLSKGIAAGGLTVGVAAGAFSGVAAASSDALPGDSLYGLKRGMEDLKLGMADDDSARGEIYLDQASTRLQEARRLMERGRSGQLDHESVGEVRRALNGMQHDATEGHKLLHQAYERDGSIGPIQALSSFSRSHRTSWSALRNQLPVQLTDVSEQVSSVFDAIDEEVGPLQSLLPTTPQQPGRTPGTSDRTGTGAGSEDSAKPSTAGTSRGPTGAESKPRPSASGSAGEGLLGENTGGLLDPPKDDSSPTPGKSSTTEPDITLPPVLPGLLPGLGIDGEDTKK
- a CDS encoding lysophospholipid acyltransferase family protein, yielding MADAKVIPFDEGAADRSRGGTPRSARRRTTGRRKGEPATVREVKSLPRQREAEPEPSAAEAGSEQAVPSAGGGGGWERKVAGGLAFLRRRLTGEYEVDEFGYDQELTDQVLMSMLRPVYEKYFRVEVKGIENIPSEGGALIVSNHSGTLPLDGLMLQVAVHDNHPAERHLRLLAADLVFMLPVVNELARKAGHTLACAEDAQRLLERGELVGVMPEGFKGIGKPFGERYKLQRFGRGGFVSTALRAGTPIVPCSIVGAEEIYPMIGNAKTLARVLGFPYFPITPTFPWLGPLGAVPLPTKWTIQFGEPIATDSYPAEAAEDPMLMFNLTDQVREQIQHTLYKLLVQRRSVFF